Proteins co-encoded in one Bradyrhizobium sp. 170 genomic window:
- a CDS encoding TetR/AcrR family transcriptional regulator C-terminal domain-containing protein, giving the protein MAPKSVQTAPETPAGDPKHAARATRSAGRQMRSRLLDGASRLFKERGLAGTSISDIAAAADAFPSQITYYFRTKEALFVEAACRDVLYLARAAEQAALQAHTPWEYTRALVETVTATDSVAFFTEALTLTRRRPDLAPLVERTIERLHGEGMRAFADQIERHGWKSSRDPDASSRRFWALAIGVMVEGHAMGRSAEEMCAEMLRVLGDQATTRTSGDNARLRLVGDRDASDSPDGEGSS; this is encoded by the coding sequence ATGGCTCCCAAGTCCGTCCAGACAGCTCCCGAAACGCCGGCTGGCGACCCCAAGCACGCCGCCCGCGCGACGCGTTCGGCGGGGCGCCAGATGCGCTCGCGCCTGCTCGACGGCGCCAGCCGGCTGTTCAAGGAGCGGGGCCTCGCCGGAACCTCGATCTCGGACATCGCAGCGGCTGCGGACGCGTTTCCGAGCCAGATCACCTATTACTTCCGCACCAAGGAAGCGTTGTTCGTCGAAGCCGCCTGCCGCGACGTGCTGTACCTGGCGCGTGCGGCCGAACAGGCCGCATTGCAGGCCCACACGCCGTGGGAATACACCCGCGCACTGGTCGAAACAGTTACGGCGACGGATTCGGTCGCCTTCTTTACCGAAGCGCTCACGCTCACTCGCCGCCGCCCGGATCTCGCGCCGCTGGTGGAGCGCACCATCGAACGGCTACACGGCGAGGGCATGCGCGCCTTTGCCGACCAGATCGAACGACACGGCTGGAAATCCTCGCGCGATCCTGACGCCAGCTCACGCCGGTTCTGGGCGCTTGCGATCGGCGTGATGGTCGAGGGCCATGCCATGGGCCGCTCGGCCGAGGAAATGTGCGCCGAGATGCTGCGCGTGCTGGGCGACCAGGCGACGACAAGGACCAGCGGTGACAATGCGCGGCTACGTCTCGTCGGCGACCGCGACGCTTCGGATTCACCCGACGGGGAGGGATCGTCATGA
- the rpsF gene encoding 30S ribosomal protein S6 codes for MPLYEHVFLARQDASTQQVEELTTQMTGIVEGLGGKVTKTENWGVRSLTYRMNKNRKAHFVLMNIEAPSAAVTEIERQERISEDVIRYLTVRVEEHEEGPSAMMRKADRDRERDDRGGGFRGDREGGFRGDREGGGFRGDRGPRRPREDAVEATVEE; via the coding sequence ATGCCTCTTTATGAGCATGTTTTTCTCGCGCGTCAGGATGCGAGCACCCAGCAGGTTGAAGAGCTGACCACCCAGATGACGGGCATCGTCGAAGGGCTCGGCGGCAAGGTCACCAAGACCGAGAACTGGGGCGTGCGTTCGCTCACCTACCGCATGAACAAGAATCGCAAAGCGCATTTCGTGCTGATGAACATCGAGGCGCCCTCTGCTGCGGTCACCGAGATCGAGCGGCAGGAGCGGATCTCTGAAGACGTCATCCGTTACCTCACCGTCCGCGTCGAAGAGCACGAGGAAGGTCCCTCGGCCATGATGCGCAAGGCCGATCGTGACCGCGAGCGCGACGATCGCGGCGGCGGCTTCCGCGGTGACCGCGAAGGCGGCTTCCGTGGCGATCGTGAAGGCGGTGGCTTCCGCGGCGACCGCGGCCCGCGCCGTCCGCGCGAAGACGCTGTTGAAGCGACGGTAGAGGAGTAA
- the rpsR gene encoding 30S ribosomal protein S18 — translation MAEAGARRPFFRRRKTCPFTGPNAPKIDYKDSKLLMRYVSERGKIVPSRITAVSAKKQRELARAIKRSRFLGLLPYVIR, via the coding sequence ATGGCTGAAGCTGGTGCACGCCGTCCGTTTTTCCGTCGCCGCAAGACCTGCCCGTTCACGGGTCCGAATGCGCCGAAGATCGACTACAAGGATTCCAAGCTGTTGATGCGTTACGTCTCCGAGCGCGGCAAGATCGTGCCGAGCCGCATCACCGCCGTCTCCGCCAAGAAGCAGCGTGAACTCGCGCGCGCCATCAAGCGCTCGCGTTTCCTCGGCCTGCTGCCCTACGTCATTCGCTAA
- the rplI gene encoding 50S ribosomal protein L9 encodes MEVILLERVAKLGQMGEVVRVKDGFARNFLLKRGKALRATADNRAKFDGMKADLEANNLKAKGEASKVAEKINGRNVIVLRQASETGQLFGSVSVRDIIASFEADGVTISRSQVLLDAPIKTIGKHAIAIAVHPEVEVSVSVTVARSADEAERINRGEDISSRQEDQDAAAEALAAAGEFFDPEAQHDDEAPAPAPTEK; translated from the coding sequence ATGGAAGTCATTTTGCTGGAACGCGTCGCCAAGCTCGGTCAGATGGGCGAAGTCGTCCGCGTCAAGGACGGGTTTGCCCGCAACTTTCTGCTCAAGCGCGGCAAGGCGCTGCGCGCCACCGCCGACAACCGCGCCAAGTTCGACGGCATGAAGGCCGACCTCGAGGCCAACAACCTCAAGGCCAAGGGCGAAGCGAGCAAGGTCGCGGAGAAGATCAACGGGCGCAACGTGATCGTGCTGCGTCAGGCATCGGAAACCGGCCAGCTGTTCGGATCGGTGAGCGTGCGCGACATCATCGCCTCGTTCGAGGCCGACGGCGTCACCATCAGCCGCAGCCAGGTGCTGCTAGATGCGCCGATCAAGACCATCGGCAAGCACGCGATCGCCATCGCCGTGCATCCGGAAGTCGAAGTCAGCGTCAGCGTCACCGTGGCGCGCAGCGCCGATGAAGCCGAGCGCATCAACCGCGGCGAGGACATCTCGAGCCGTCAGGAAGATCAGGACGCCGCCGCCGAAGCGCTCGCCGCCGCCGGCGAGTTCTTCGATCCGGAAGCCCAGCACGACGACGAGGCGCCGGCACCCGCTCCGACCGAGAAGTAA
- a CDS encoding PaaI family thioesterase has product MNANNDPDFAPIASRIRDNVGRQGFMTHIGAELSELTRGTCTLAVDRRPELLQQHGLFHGGVTAFLVDNATTIAAATSRGQSALTAEYKLNLLSPATGERLICRARVIKPGRQVAVVAADVFCVIDGVEKHTATALASIAMLDEKAAARIPSPA; this is encoded by the coding sequence ATGAATGCGAATAACGATCCCGACTTCGCGCCGATCGCGAGCCGCATCCGCGACAATGTCGGCCGCCAGGGCTTCATGACTCATATCGGGGCGGAGCTGTCCGAGCTGACGCGCGGCACGTGCACGCTTGCGGTCGACCGCCGGCCGGAACTGTTACAGCAGCACGGCCTGTTCCATGGCGGCGTCACCGCTTTCCTCGTCGACAACGCAACGACGATTGCGGCTGCGACATCGCGCGGGCAGTCGGCACTGACGGCGGAATACAAATTGAATCTGCTGTCGCCGGCGACGGGCGAGCGGCTGATCTGCCGGGCGCGCGTGATCAAGCCCGGACGTCAGGTCGCCGTGGTTGCGGCCGACGTGTTCTGCGTGATCGATGGTGTAGAGAAGCACACTGCGACCGCGCTGGCGTCGATTGCCATGCTCGACGAGAAAGCGGCTGCCAGAATCCCAAGCCCGGCCTGA
- a CDS encoding TetR/AcrR family transcriptional regulator has product MTTAREDLLAAGLAVFDRDGFEGATVAAIRTRARASNGSFFHFFGSKKELAGTLFLEILARYHLAVIAAVDESCSAREGVARLIRAHLEWVVNSRREARYLFEISRSEWTEEIRGAQRAQNSRLAEAVERWRAPLVERGELLPMTSSLFFSQIIGPAQIFCRAWLSGRDRADPGAQADILIACAIRAVVAPDAIDKPGETV; this is encoded by the coding sequence ATGACCACGGCACGCGAGGATCTGCTGGCGGCGGGATTGGCGGTGTTCGACCGCGACGGTTTCGAAGGCGCCACCGTTGCCGCCATCAGAACCCGCGCGCGGGCCTCCAATGGCAGCTTCTTCCATTTCTTCGGGTCGAAGAAGGAGCTGGCCGGCACGCTGTTCCTGGAAATTCTCGCCCGTTATCACTTAGCCGTCATCGCGGCGGTCGATGAATCCTGCAGCGCGCGGGAAGGCGTGGCACGGCTGATCCGGGCGCATCTCGAATGGGTCGTCAATTCCAGGCGCGAGGCGCGCTATCTGTTCGAAATTTCCCGCAGCGAATGGACCGAGGAAATCCGCGGCGCGCAGCGCGCACAGAATTCACGCCTGGCGGAAGCCGTCGAGCGATGGCGCGCGCCGCTGGTTGAGCGCGGCGAATTGCTGCCGATGACGTCGTCACTGTTCTTCAGCCAGATCATCGGACCGGCGCAGATTTTTTGCCGCGCATGGCTGTCGGGCCGCGACCGCGCCGATCCAGGAGCACAGGCCGACATCCTGATCGCCTGTGCCATTCGCGCGGTGGTCGCGCCCGATGCGATCGATAAACCGGGAGAAACCGTATGA
- a CDS encoding cyclopropane-fatty-acyl-phospholipid synthase family protein, with translation MDRLLRYFLGQFIRRGTMIFTAASGTRFTCGDGTGRPVSAKFLTERTQRRILLNPELALGEAYMDGTFVVEDGSIADALEILLGQPEMLPRWAKLQWWLRYFSRHARQFNWRGRAKNNVAHHYDLDGRLYSLFLDADRQYSCAYFETPETTLDDAQLAKKRHLAAKLLIGRGNRVLDIGSGWGGLGLYLAEMTGADVTGITLSSEQLQASNARAAEKYLTGSARFLPSDYRDITGPFDRIVSVGMFEHVGIDFYETFFRRCAELLSDDGVMVLHSIGRSTGPDVSSPWITKYIFPGGYIPALSEVVPAIEKAGLLVCDIEILRLHYAETLKAWRDRFMARREEAVRLYDERFARMWEFYLAASEMSFRKQNLMNFQIQLTKRQGIVPMTRDYITREEARLRGMELGSQPRLQLAGE, from the coding sequence ATGGATCGGTTGTTGCGTTATTTTTTGGGTCAGTTCATTCGCCGCGGCACGATGATATTTACGGCCGCGAGTGGGACGAGGTTTACCTGCGGTGACGGAACCGGCCGCCCGGTGTCGGCGAAGTTCCTGACCGAACGGACCCAGCGCCGTATTCTGCTCAATCCCGAACTGGCGCTTGGCGAAGCCTATATGGACGGCACCTTCGTGGTCGAGGACGGCTCGATCGCGGATGCGCTCGAAATACTGCTCGGCCAGCCCGAAATGCTCCCACGTTGGGCCAAGCTGCAATGGTGGCTGCGCTATTTCAGCCGGCACGCCAGGCAATTCAATTGGCGCGGCCGGGCGAAAAACAACGTCGCCCACCACTACGATCTCGACGGGCGGCTCTATTCCCTCTTCCTCGACGCCGACAGGCAATACAGTTGCGCCTATTTCGAAACGCCGGAGACGACCCTCGACGATGCCCAGCTCGCCAAGAAACGCCACCTTGCCGCCAAGCTCCTGATCGGGCGCGGCAACCGCGTGCTCGACATCGGCTCGGGCTGGGGCGGACTTGGCCTCTATCTGGCCGAAATGACCGGCGCCGACGTCACCGGCATCACGTTGTCATCAGAGCAATTGCAGGCCTCGAACGCGCGCGCCGCCGAGAAGTACCTGACGGGGTCGGCAAGATTCCTGCCGAGCGATTACCGCGATATTACCGGCCCGTTCGACCGGATCGTGTCGGTCGGCATGTTCGAACATGTCGGCATCGATTTCTATGAAACCTTTTTCCGGCGCTGCGCCGAACTTCTCAGCGACGACGGCGTCATGGTGCTGCACTCGATTGGCCGCTCTACCGGGCCCGACGTGTCGAGCCCATGGATCACGAAATACATCTTCCCGGGCGGCTATATCCCCGCCCTTTCCGAGGTCGTTCCCGCGATCGAGAAGGCAGGCCTTCTGGTCTGCGACATCGAAATCCTGCGGCTGCATTATGCTGAAACGCTGAAGGCCTGGCGCGACCGCTTCATGGCGCGGCGCGAAGAGGCGGTGCGCCTCTATGACGAGCGTTTTGCCCGCATGTGGGAATTTTATCTGGCGGCGTCGGAAATGTCGTTCCGGAAGCAAAACCTGATGAATTTCCAGATCCAGCTCACCAAGCGCCAGGGGATCGTGCCGATGACGCGGGATTACATTACCCGGGAAGAAGCGAGGCTGCGCGGAATGGAACTCGGGAGCCAGCCGCGGCTGCAATTGGCGGGCGAATAG
- a CDS encoding transcriptional regulator yields MGQQIQGWRSASGQRLWLSMLIDTMEEISRPELRAVPCDDQLLAALRAQLARPALTHTPYASAYSLRN; encoded by the coding sequence ATGGGTCAGCAAATCCAGGGATGGCGATCGGCAAGCGGGCAGCGCTTGTGGCTGTCGATGCTGATCGACACGATGGAAGAGATTTCGCGCCCGGAGCTGCGTGCTGTCCCCTGCGATGATCAGTTGCTCGCAGCGTTGCGAGCCCAACTCGCGCGTCCGGCACTGACTCATACGCCTTATGCCTCGGCGTACAGCCTGCGGAACTGA
- a CDS encoding replicative DNA helicase, with the protein MALTDSNVLKLAPDAGTPVYRSAPHNIEAEQSLLGAILVNNDAFYRVSDFLEPKHFFEPIHQTIFETASSLIRMGKVATPVTLKTFLPADTDIGGMTVGQYLARLAAEATTIINAQDYGRTIYDMSLRRDLIRIGEDMVNVAFDAPVDFAPRAQIEDAERQLYELAESGRYDGGFQRFSQALTTAVDMAAKAFQRDGSLSGVATGLRDLDTKMGGLQASDLIIVAGRPGMGKTALATNIAYNIAKAHRAEVQPDGTMKTVNGGIVGFFSCEMSAEQLATRILAEQTSIASSMIRRGGISEADFEKIRDYSIELQSLPLYVDETGGLSISQLTARARRLKRQKGLDMIVIDYIQLLQGSGKKSDNRVQEVTEITTNLKALAKELNVPIIALSQLSRQVENRDDKRPQLADLRESGSIEQDADVVIFVYREEYYLANKEPRIGTPEYEKWQLDMSLVHGKAEIIIGKQRHGPTGTVEVQFEGQFTRFSDLAQDGHLPDRGY; encoded by the coding sequence ATGGCTCTGACTGATTCGAATGTCCTCAAACTCGCTCCCGACGCGGGAACTCCGGTCTACCGGAGCGCGCCGCACAATATCGAGGCGGAGCAGAGCCTGCTGGGCGCCATCCTGGTCAACAACGACGCGTTCTACCGGGTTTCCGACTTTCTGGAGCCGAAGCACTTCTTCGAGCCGATCCACCAGACCATTTTCGAGACCGCCAGCAGCCTGATCCGGATGGGCAAGGTCGCTACCCCCGTCACGTTGAAGACCTTCCTGCCCGCCGATACCGATATCGGCGGCATGACGGTTGGCCAGTACCTCGCGCGTCTCGCGGCCGAGGCCACCACGATCATCAACGCGCAGGACTACGGCCGGACCATTTACGACATGTCGCTGCGCCGCGACCTGATCCGGATCGGCGAGGACATGGTCAATGTCGCCTTCGATGCGCCGGTGGATTTTGCGCCGCGCGCGCAGATCGAGGACGCCGAGCGCCAGCTCTATGAACTCGCCGAGTCCGGCCGTTATGACGGTGGCTTCCAGCGCTTTTCGCAGGCGCTGACAACCGCCGTCGACATGGCGGCCAAGGCTTTCCAGCGCGACGGAAGTCTGTCGGGCGTCGCTACCGGCTTGCGCGACCTCGATACCAAGATGGGCGGGCTGCAGGCCTCCGACTTGATCATCGTCGCTGGCCGCCCCGGCATGGGCAAGACGGCGCTCGCCACCAACATCGCCTACAATATCGCCAAGGCGCATCGCGCCGAGGTGCAGCCCGACGGCACGATGAAAACCGTCAACGGCGGCATCGTCGGCTTCTTCTCGTGCGAAATGTCGGCCGAACAGCTCGCCACCCGTATTCTGGCCGAACAGACCAGCATCGCCTCCAGCATGATCCGCCGCGGCGGCATCAGCGAGGCCGATTTCGAGAAGATCCGCGACTACTCGATCGAGCTGCAGTCGCTGCCGCTCTACGTCGACGAAACCGGTGGCCTGTCGATCTCGCAGCTCACCGCACGTGCCCGCCGGCTGAAGCGGCAAAAGGGCCTCGACATGATCGTGATCGACTACATCCAGCTTCTGCAGGGATCGGGCAAGAAGTCTGACAACCGCGTGCAGGAAGTGACCGAGATCACCACCAACCTCAAGGCATTGGCAAAAGAGCTCAACGTTCCGATCATTGCCCTGTCGCAGCTCTCGCGTCAGGTCGAAAACCGCGACGACAAGCGGCCGCAACTGGCCGACCTGCGTGAATCCGGCTCGATCGAACAGGACGCCGACGTCGTGATCTTCGTGTATCGCGAGGAATATTACCTCGCCAACAAGGAGCCCCGTATCGGCACGCCCGAATACGAAAAATGGCAGCTCGACATGTCGCTGGTGCACGGCAAGGCCGAAATCATCATCGGCAAGCAGCGCCACGGCCCCACCGGAACGGTGGAGGTGCAGTTCGAGGGCCAGTTCACGCGCTTCAGCGATCTCGCGCAGGATGGCCACTTGCCCGACCGCGGCTATTGA
- the alr gene encoding alanine racemase, with protein sequence MNIAPDPKSIPLLSPEANQAAATATGVLTVDLDAIVANWRKLEKTAVPAECAGVVKADAYGCGAEQVARALAAAGCKTFFVATLDEARVVRAAAPAAAIYVLDGFFQNTGEAYAKIDCKPVIGDLNELAEWDVFCRRSGWSGGAAIHIDTGMNRLGLTVTEAQGIIPRINAGDHGITLVMSHLASAELLNNPANARQLTAFREIASVFSGVPASLANSSGIFLGAQFQFDLVRPGCALYGINPTPEADNPMQPVVELKARIVQIRNVERGDTVGYGGTWTARRPTRLAIVSAGYADGYFRAASANDGTRGAEVVVAGKRCPVAGRISMDLTAVDVTDLDKSAVRRGHMVTLIGEGITVDELAHHFGTIGYEVLTSLGKRYARIYKGGNATAEPPAPSPAEPAAAST encoded by the coding sequence ATGAACATTGCCCCCGATCCCAAATCCATTCCCCTGCTCTCGCCCGAGGCGAACCAGGCTGCCGCGACTGCCACCGGTGTGCTGACGGTCGATCTCGACGCCATCGTCGCCAACTGGCGCAAGCTCGAGAAGACGGCGGTGCCGGCCGAATGCGCCGGTGTCGTCAAGGCGGACGCCTATGGCTGCGGCGCCGAACAGGTGGCGCGAGCGCTTGCTGCCGCCGGCTGCAAGACGTTTTTCGTTGCCACCCTCGATGAGGCCCGCGTGGTTCGCGCCGCGGCGCCTGCGGCTGCCATCTATGTGCTCGACGGCTTCTTCCAGAACACCGGCGAGGCCTACGCCAAGATCGACTGCAAGCCCGTGATCGGCGACCTCAACGAACTCGCCGAATGGGACGTGTTCTGCCGCCGCTCGGGTTGGTCGGGCGGCGCCGCCATCCATATCGATACCGGCATGAACCGGCTCGGCCTGACGGTAACCGAGGCACAGGGCATCATCCCGCGCATCAACGCGGGCGATCACGGCATTACGCTTGTGATGAGCCACCTCGCCTCCGCTGAGTTGCTCAACAATCCCGCCAACGCCAGGCAGCTCACGGCCTTCCGTGAGATCGCGAGCGTGTTCTCCGGCGTGCCGGCGTCGCTGGCGAATTCATCCGGCATCTTCCTGGGCGCCCAATTCCAGTTCGATCTGGTGCGCCCCGGCTGTGCCCTCTACGGCATCAATCCGACGCCGGAAGCCGACAATCCGATGCAGCCGGTCGTCGAACTGAAGGCGCGCATCGTGCAGATCCGCAACGTCGAGCGCGGCGATACCGTCGGCTATGGCGGCACCTGGACGGCGCGGCGTCCGACCAGATTAGCGATCGTTTCCGCAGGGTATGCCGACGGCTATTTCCGCGCCGCCAGCGCCAATGACGGCACCCGCGGCGCCGAGGTGGTGGTCGCCGGCAAGCGCTGCCCGGTTGCTGGACGGATTTCGATGGACCTGACGGCGGTCGACGTCACCGATCTCGACAAGAGCGCCGTGCGGCGCGGCCATATGGTGACGTTGATCGGCGAAGGCATTACGGTCGATGAACTCGCCCACCATTTCGGCACCATCGGCTACGAAGTGTTGACCAGCCTCGGCAAGCGATACGCGCGAATCTACAAGGGCGGCAATGCCACTGCAGAGCCGCCTGCTCCGTCTCCAGCGGAGCCGGCTGCCGCTTCTACCTAG
- a CDS encoding cysteine rich repeat-containing protein — protein MSKLRFAVLALAIGCSGPAVAQTTDQRGACKADYDKFCAGTLPGGGRVVACLNKQQHQLSDACKKVLAGRKTQ, from the coding sequence ATGTCGAAACTACGCTTCGCCGTTCTCGCGCTCGCCATCGGATGCTCCGGACCTGCGGTTGCTCAAACCACCGACCAGCGCGGCGCCTGCAAGGCGGACTATGACAAATTTTGCGCCGGTACGCTGCCCGGCGGCGGCCGCGTCGTCGCATGTCTGAACAAGCAGCAGCACCAACTCAGCGACGCCTGCAAGAAAGTGTTGGCTGGCCGGAAGACACAATAA
- a CDS encoding exodeoxyribonuclease III — MKIATFNINNVNRRLPNLLRWLRAAKPEIVCLQELKSTDAEFPILAIEKAGYGAVWRGQKTWNGVAILARNAEPVLTRTALPGDRNDDEARYIEAAVNGVIVTSIYLPNGNPQPGPKFDYKLDWFKRLRSHAGKLLKQDIPVVLAGDYNVAPTASDIYPTKSWDKDALIQPKSRAAFKALVDQGWTDAIRTLHPSKPMFTFWDYKRNRWPRDAGLRLDHLLLSPAIAPRLTKAGVDRAVRGEEGASDHAPAWIVLK; from the coding sequence ATGAAGATCGCGACCTTCAACATTAATAATGTCAACCGCCGCCTGCCGAACCTGTTGCGCTGGCTGCGCGCGGCTAAACCCGAAATCGTTTGTCTGCAGGAATTGAAATCGACTGATGCCGAGTTCCCGATTTTGGCAATCGAGAAGGCCGGCTACGGCGCGGTGTGGCGCGGACAGAAGACATGGAATGGCGTCGCCATTCTTGCGCGCAACGCCGAGCCGGTATTGACCCGAACCGCGCTGCCCGGCGATCGCAATGATGACGAGGCGCGCTATATCGAAGCCGCCGTCAATGGCGTCATCGTCACCAGCATCTATCTGCCGAACGGCAACCCGCAGCCCGGACCGAAATTCGATTACAAGCTCGACTGGTTCAAACGGCTGCGGTCGCATGCCGGCAAACTGCTCAAGCAGGATATCCCCGTGGTGCTGGCCGGCGACTACAATGTCGCGCCGACCGCATCGGATATCTATCCGACGAAATCCTGGGACAAGGACGCGCTGATCCAGCCGAAGAGCCGCGCCGCGTTCAAGGCGCTGGTGGACCAGGGCTGGACCGATGCGATCCGGACGCTTCACCCCTCGAAACCGATGTTCACGTTCTGGGACTACAAGCGCAACCGCTGGCCGCGCGACGCCGGATTGCGACTCGATCATCTGCTGCTGAGCCCGGCGATAGCTCCGCGCCTGACGAAGGCCGGCGTCGACCGCGCGGTGCGAGGCGAAGAAGGCGCGAGCGACCACGCGCCGGCATGGATCGTGCTGAAGTAG